The following proteins are co-located in the Streptomyces asiaticus genome:
- a CDS encoding MBL fold metallo-hydrolase, with protein sequence MKVHHLNCGTMRLRGGPKLVCHVLLLETDAQGLVLVDSGFGLMDIATQGRRVGPARHYLKPALDPEETAARQVERLGFQRDDVRHIVLTHFDADHIGGLADFPHATVHVTAAEAQGAIHAPSWRERLRFRPAQWAHGPSVVEHSPDGEAWRGFAAAKELDSVAPGIVLVALPGHTRGHACVAVDTGTGTGTGTGWILHAGDAFYHPGTLDGRAPVPAALRTMEAAVAYDLKQVRANHARLGELYRRAEPDLTIICAHDPALYERMRAG encoded by the coding sequence GTGAAGGTCCACCACCTCAACTGCGGCACCATGCGCCTGCGCGGCGGACCGAAGCTGGTCTGCCATGTCCTCCTCCTCGAGACGGACGCACAGGGGCTCGTGCTCGTCGACTCCGGCTTCGGCCTCATGGACATCGCCACTCAAGGCCGCCGCGTGGGCCCGGCCCGCCACTACCTCAAACCGGCCCTGGACCCCGAAGAAACCGCCGCCCGCCAGGTCGAACGGCTCGGCTTCCAGCGCGACGACGTCCGCCACATCGTCCTCACCCACTTCGACGCCGACCACATCGGCGGCCTCGCCGACTTTCCGCACGCCACCGTCCACGTCACCGCGGCCGAGGCACAGGGCGCGATCCACGCCCCCTCCTGGCGCGAACGCCTCCGCTTCCGCCCGGCCCAGTGGGCGCACGGCCCCAGCGTCGTCGAACACAGCCCGGACGGCGAGGCATGGCGCGGGTTCGCCGCCGCCAAGGAGCTCGACTCCGTCGCGCCCGGCATCGTCCTGGTCGCCCTCCCCGGCCACACCCGCGGCCACGCCTGCGTCGCGGTCGACACCGGCACCGGCACCGGCACCGGCACCGGCTGGATCCTGCACGCCGGGGACGCCTTCTACCACCCCGGCACCCTCGACGGCCGGGCCCCCGTGCCCGCGGCCCTCCGCACCATGGAGGCGGCCGTCGCGTACGACCTGAAACAGGTCCGCGCCAACCACGCCCGCCTCGGCGAGCTGTACCGGCGCGCGGAACCCGACCTGACGATCATCTGCGCCCATGACCCGGCCCTGTACGAAAGGATGCGGGCCGGTTGA
- a CDS encoding LysR family transcriptional regulator, which yields MDLDLRKLRYFAAVAEHRHFGRAAEQLFIAQPVLSRQIKAFEQELECALLVRTTRSVELTPAGKQLHEEAQRILGAVDAAVRRVHDAERGAQRLVVAFSPGLHVSAAIRAFTSRHPDVETDVVPAHWWQADAPLRDGRAQVAYLRQPFDDSGLRTIPIGHEPRVACMPATHPLARREKLICADLDGEKMITATTRPMSSIEEKFELIAAGHGIALISISAARSYSRPGLVHLPVTDAPGAETCLTVAADRRENQLLRDFLEIATATLRRA from the coding sequence ATGGATCTCGATCTGCGCAAGCTCCGCTATTTCGCCGCGGTGGCCGAGCACCGCCACTTCGGCCGGGCCGCAGAGCAGCTCTTCATCGCCCAGCCGGTCCTCAGCCGCCAAATCAAGGCGTTCGAGCAGGAGTTGGAGTGCGCCCTGCTCGTACGGACCACCCGCAGCGTGGAGCTGACCCCCGCCGGGAAGCAGCTCCACGAGGAGGCACAGCGGATCCTCGGGGCGGTCGACGCGGCGGTGCGGCGCGTACACGACGCCGAGCGGGGCGCCCAGCGCCTCGTTGTCGCCTTCTCCCCCGGACTGCATGTGTCGGCCGCGATCCGGGCCTTCACCTCGCGCCACCCGGACGTCGAGACCGACGTCGTCCCGGCCCACTGGTGGCAAGCGGACGCGCCGCTCCGGGACGGCCGGGCCCAGGTCGCATACCTGCGACAGCCCTTCGACGACTCGGGGTTGCGCACCATCCCCATCGGCCACGAGCCCAGGGTCGCCTGCATGCCCGCGACGCATCCGCTGGCGCGCCGCGAGAAGCTCATCTGCGCCGACCTCGACGGCGAGAAGATGATCACGGCGACGACGCGGCCGATGTCCTCCATCGAGGAGAAGTTCGAGCTCATCGCCGCCGGGCACGGTATCGCGCTCATCTCCATCAGCGCCGCGCGCTCCTACTCCCGCCCCGGCCTCGTCCACCTCCCCGTCACGGATGCCCCAGGGGCGGAGACCTGTCTGACCGTCGCCGCGGACCGGCGCGAGAACCAACTGCTGCGCGACTTCCTGGAGATCGCCACCGCGACGCTGCGGCGCGCCTGA
- a CDS encoding SDR family NAD(P)-dependent oxidoreductase, which yields MNAPRTALIVGASRTLGLGLATEYAHRGWNVIGTVRGERRTGLHDLAETSGGRVTVESMDMTKPEEIAALRERLAQRTLDLLFVNAAITRGNIPIGDVPTEMFTEVMVTNALSPMRVVESLRSLVAPTGTIGVMSSRQGSLGMNTKGGQDVYRASKSALNQLMRSYAARYAEAAHTLLLMCPGHVRTELGGPDAPLTIDQSIPGVVDTIERHSGEPGLQFLNHQDQLVPW from the coding sequence GTGAACGCCCCCAGGACCGCGCTCATCGTCGGCGCGTCCCGCACCCTCGGACTCGGCCTCGCCACCGAGTACGCGCACCGCGGCTGGAACGTCATCGGCACCGTCCGGGGCGAGCGGCGCACCGGCCTCCACGACCTGGCCGAGACGTCCGGGGGCCGGGTCACGGTCGAGTCGATGGACATGACGAAGCCGGAGGAGATCGCCGCGCTGCGCGAGCGCCTGGCGCAGCGCACGCTCGACCTGCTGTTCGTCAACGCCGCCATCACCAGGGGCAACATTCCGATCGGCGACGTTCCGACGGAGATGTTCACCGAGGTCATGGTCACGAACGCGCTCAGCCCGATGCGCGTGGTCGAGTCCCTCCGCTCGCTGGTCGCCCCGACCGGGACCATCGGCGTCATGTCCTCACGCCAGGGCAGCCTCGGCATGAATACCAAGGGCGGCCAGGACGTCTACCGCGCCAGCAAGTCCGCCCTGAACCAGCTGATGCGCAGCTACGCCGCCCGGTACGCCGAAGCCGCGCACACGCTGTTGCTCATGTGCCCCGGCCACGTCCGCACCGAGCTCGGCGGCCCGGACGCACCGCTGACCATCGACCAGTCCATCCCGGGCGTGGTGGACACGATCGAACGGCACAGCGGCGAACCGGGTCTGCAATTCCTCAACCACCAGGACCAGCTGGTGCCCTGGTAA
- a CDS encoding sensor histidine kinase: MDRHLPRTPHVRRLITVSGLFAFALTWLADIAVVTSASMTSGTAWLPVVTTGPLIALAVAETPWSPSLGKCVAAAVSPSLALTAWSLIAQSTMAWWGALETLGLLCMALRTSAQPGRPAAAVAETVLISVTVLLLPLRTGSWQAFTGGGYVLTVALAIFITLGYTIRALEARRERTAREVRYGERLALARDLHDLIAHHMTGIIVQANAALSIQAAAPDKIEPILRNIAQTGAETLESTRRLVRVLREESNTPLRPGDLLTDLGQLVSAHCAAASPGSGPTEAETARLEATAAARAVRLRPEVETSAHRVVQEALTNVRRHASDAHTVVRLDADTERLRVTVTNTPPHRRALTPAGGRGGFGLLGLRERIEALDGTLRAGPLPDGGWEVSAALPLAPS, translated from the coding sequence GTGGATCGACATCTTCCGCGTACTCCGCACGTCAGACGGCTGATCACCGTCAGCGGCCTGTTCGCGTTCGCTCTTACCTGGCTGGCGGACATCGCCGTGGTCACGAGCGCTTCCATGACGTCCGGAACCGCCTGGCTGCCCGTCGTGACTACCGGCCCCCTGATCGCCCTGGCTGTTGCCGAGACCCCCTGGTCGCCGTCGCTGGGCAAGTGCGTCGCCGCCGCAGTGTCACCGTCCTTGGCGCTGACCGCTTGGAGCCTGATCGCACAGAGCACCATGGCGTGGTGGGGAGCACTGGAGACATTGGGCCTGCTGTGCATGGCCCTGCGCACCTCAGCCCAACCCGGCCGGCCGGCCGCCGCGGTGGCGGAAACCGTCCTGATCAGCGTGACCGTACTTCTGCTTCCCCTGCGGACCGGGTCGTGGCAGGCGTTCACCGGCGGCGGCTATGTGCTGACCGTCGCCCTCGCCATCTTCATCACGCTCGGCTATACCATCCGAGCCCTGGAAGCGCGGAGAGAGCGCACAGCCCGCGAGGTCCGCTACGGGGAGCGCCTCGCCCTGGCCCGCGATCTGCACGATCTCATCGCCCATCACATGACCGGCATCATCGTGCAGGCCAACGCCGCCTTGTCCATCCAGGCCGCCGCACCAGACAAGATCGAGCCTATCCTGCGCAACATCGCCCAGACCGGTGCCGAGACCCTGGAATCCACGCGCCGTCTGGTCCGCGTCCTGCGCGAGGAGAGCAACACGCCATTGCGGCCCGGCGACTTGCTCACCGATCTCGGTCAACTCGTGTCCGCCCACTGCGCCGCCGCGTCGCCCGGCTCCGGGCCCACCGAAGCCGAGACGGCACGCCTCGAAGCCACAGCGGCGGCGCGGGCGGTCCGACTGCGCCCCGAAGTGGAGACCTCCGCCCACCGCGTGGTCCAGGAAGCCCTGACCAACGTACGCCGCCACGCATCGGACGCGCACACCGTCGTCCGGCTGGATGCCGACACCGAGCGGCTGCGCGTGACCGTCACCAACACTCCACCGCACCGCAGGGCGCTCACGCCGGCCGGGGGCCGGGGCGGCTTCGGCCTACTCGGGCTCCGAGAACGCATCGAGGCCCTCGACGGCACCCTGCGCGCCGGGCCGCTGCCCGACGGCGGCTGGGAAGTCTCCGCCGCCCTCCCGCTCGCACCGTCATGA
- a CDS encoding response regulator, with protein MHEPQIDVVIADDQELVRMGFSLILGVQPGITVVGEAADGVECIELARRLRPRVVLVDIRMPRLDGLEVVRQLAGPGVADPMNVVVITTFDQDDYVRTALRNGACGFLLKDASPALLVEAVQAAARGDALVSPAVTVRLLRKLEATERGTAQAAAASDDAGLSERERDIVRLVAVGRTNQEIGDELFLSLSTVKTYLARIQAKLNARNRVEIAAWAWEHGAVRRSR; from the coding sequence GTGCACGAACCCCAGATTGACGTCGTCATCGCCGACGACCAGGAACTGGTGCGGATGGGATTCAGCCTGATCCTTGGTGTGCAGCCAGGAATCACGGTGGTCGGTGAGGCGGCAGACGGTGTGGAGTGCATCGAACTCGCGCGTCGTCTGCGTCCCCGGGTCGTGCTGGTCGACATTCGTATGCCGCGGCTGGACGGGCTGGAGGTTGTGCGACAGCTGGCCGGTCCCGGCGTGGCCGATCCGATGAACGTCGTCGTGATCACCACATTCGACCAGGACGACTATGTGCGAACCGCACTGCGCAACGGCGCATGCGGTTTCCTGCTGAAGGACGCCTCTCCCGCCCTTCTGGTGGAGGCGGTCCAGGCGGCGGCGCGGGGAGACGCCCTCGTCTCCCCCGCGGTCACCGTGCGGCTCCTGCGGAAGCTGGAAGCGACGGAACGCGGGACGGCACAGGCGGCCGCGGCGTCCGATGACGCCGGCCTCAGCGAACGGGAGCGGGACATCGTCCGGCTGGTGGCCGTAGGCCGCACGAACCAGGAGATCGGCGATGAGTTGTTCCTGTCGCTGTCGACGGTGAAAACGTACCTGGCACGCATCCAGGCCAAGCTCAACGCCCGCAACCGGGTCGAGATAGCGGCCTGGGCCTGGGAGCATGGAGCAGTCCGCAGGAGCCGATGA
- a CDS encoding ester cyclase, whose product MTTVISDEILASRQKLVLDHFHDEVRQEWDDVLATFPHPRYELIPTMTVHDGDTAVRGYYHDSRRAFPDQDHEIIALRHSGDAVIVEFWLLGTHLGPLGAIPPTGSRFRVRMTAYFIFDDDGNGGEDLVCERIYFDSLTLLKQLLGGLNLRNPRNWPLAFRCLRGLLREAGGTPHPALVNTPQADLS is encoded by the coding sequence ATGACCACCGTGATCAGCGACGAAATCCTCGCGTCCCGCCAGAAGCTGGTCCTGGACCACTTCCACGACGAGGTCCGCCAGGAGTGGGACGACGTCCTGGCCACCTTCCCGCATCCGCGCTACGAGCTGATCCCCACCATGACGGTCCACGACGGCGACACGGCCGTGCGCGGCTACTACCACGACAGCCGCCGCGCCTTCCCCGACCAGGACCACGAAATCATCGCCCTGCGCCACAGCGGCGACGCCGTGATCGTCGAATTCTGGCTGCTGGGCACGCACCTCGGCCCGCTGGGCGCGATCCCGCCCACCGGCAGCCGCTTCCGTGTCCGCATGACCGCGTACTTCATCTTCGACGACGACGGGAACGGCGGCGAGGACCTCGTCTGCGAGCGGATCTACTTCGACAGCCTCACGCTGCTGAAACAGCTGCTCGGCGGCCTGAATCTGCGCAACCCGCGCAACTGGCCCCTGGCCTTCCGCTGCCTGCGCGGACTCCTCAGGGAAGCCGGCGGCACCCCGCACCCCGCCCTCGTCAACACGCCGCAGGCGGACCTGTCGTGA
- a CDS encoding MFS transporter: MSGSPVEVREESAEAEARPGRWLALAVLVLAVLLVAVDATVLGLATPFLSEDLGPSGTQLLWIGDIYSFVIAGLLVSMGGLGDRIGRKKLLLGGSVAFGAVSALTAYAQSAEMMIGARALLGVAGATLMPSTLALIRNLFQDPRERSLAVGIWGATASAGTAVGPVLGGFLLEHFWWGSVFLINLPVMVLLVIVGTKLLPESRDPAPGPWDLPSVLLSLVGMIGVVYAVKEAAVYGVRGDIAATGMVGVLALGWFVRRQLTLPAPLLDMRLFRHRGFSGAVLADLFTVLGLSGLVFFLSQYLQLVQGRDPLEAGLAELPTAAGAVLAGLLAGRAARRFSVRAVVSGGLAAIGLALAALLWLRTDTGYPLLGAVLLVVGVGAGLAFTVTADVILSTVPKNQAGAASAVSETAYELGAALGIAVLGSIVTGAYRGFTPPVGVPGPAAERADDSIGGAVEAAAALPSETGTALLATAKDAFVDGLRIAAGVGAGVLLATAVAAWFLLRRQRLDG; this comes from the coding sequence ATGAGCGGGAGCCCTGTCGAGGTCAGGGAGGAGAGCGCGGAGGCGGAGGCGCGGCCCGGCCGTTGGCTGGCGCTCGCCGTGCTCGTCCTCGCCGTCCTCCTGGTCGCCGTCGACGCGACCGTCCTGGGGCTGGCGACTCCGTTCCTGAGTGAGGATCTCGGGCCCTCCGGCACCCAGCTGCTGTGGATCGGTGACATATATTCCTTCGTCATCGCGGGCCTGCTGGTCTCCATGGGCGGCCTCGGCGACCGCATCGGCCGCAAGAAGCTGCTGCTCGGCGGCTCGGTGGCCTTCGGAGCCGTGTCCGCGCTGACGGCGTACGCGCAGAGCGCGGAGATGATGATCGGCGCGCGGGCGCTGCTCGGCGTCGCCGGCGCGACCCTCATGCCCTCCACCCTCGCCCTCATCCGCAACCTCTTCCAGGACCCCCGGGAGCGCAGCCTGGCCGTCGGCATCTGGGGGGCGACAGCCTCGGCGGGCACGGCCGTCGGCCCGGTCCTCGGCGGCTTTCTGCTCGAACACTTCTGGTGGGGCTCGGTCTTCCTGATCAACCTCCCCGTCATGGTGCTCCTCGTGATCGTCGGGACGAAGCTGCTCCCCGAGTCGCGTGACCCGGCGCCCGGCCCGTGGGACCTGCCCAGCGTGCTGCTCTCCCTCGTCGGCATGATCGGCGTCGTCTACGCGGTCAAGGAGGCGGCGGTGTACGGAGTGCGCGGGGACATCGCGGCCACGGGCATGGTCGGGGTGCTGGCCCTGGGGTGGTTCGTACGGCGGCAGCTGACGCTCCCCGCCCCCCTGCTGGACATGCGACTCTTCCGGCACCGGGGGTTCTCGGGCGCGGTCCTCGCCGACCTGTTCACCGTCCTCGGCCTCTCCGGGCTGGTCTTCTTCCTGTCCCAGTACCTGCAACTGGTGCAGGGCCGGGACCCGCTGGAGGCCGGACTCGCCGAACTCCCCACGGCGGCCGGGGCCGTGCTGGCAGGGCTGCTGGCGGGACGCGCCGCCCGCCGCTTCTCCGTGCGGGCGGTGGTCTCAGGCGGCCTGGCGGCGATCGGGCTCGCTCTCGCCGCTCTCCTCTGGCTGCGCACCGATACCGGTTACCCCCTCCTCGGAGCGGTGCTGCTGGTGGTCGGTGTCGGCGCGGGCCTGGCGTTCACCGTCACCGCCGACGTGATCCTCTCCACCGTGCCGAAGAACCAGGCAGGAGCCGCGTCCGCGGTATCGGAGACCGCGTACGAACTGGGCGCGGCGCTCGGCATCGCCGTGCTCGGCTCCATCGTGACCGGTGCCTACCGCGGCTTCACCCCGCCGGTGGGGGTGCCGGGCCCGGCGGCCGAGAGGGCGGACGACTCGATCGGCGGCGCCGTCGAGGCGGCCGCCGCGCTGCCGTCCGAGACGGGCACGGCCTTGCTGGCCACGGCGAAGGACGCGTTCGTCGACGGCCTGCGGATCGCGGCCGGCGTCGGTGCGGGCGTACTCCTGGCGACCGCGGTGGCGGCGTGGTTCCTGCTGCGCCGTCAGCGACTGGACGGCTAG
- a CDS encoding TetR/AcrR family transcriptional regulator, with the protein MSLDRDDVLREAAALLTRRATASMDDIAKAAGISRATLHRHFAGRDALIRALEELCIERSEAALDTARIEEGDAVEALRRLVAALQPVSGFLAFLYGENQLFEGEEVNAGWARLDARLTALFRRGQEQGNFRIDLTPVWLAEALCGLMASAAWGVYDGRLATKDVEYMVLELLLGGARRGSGDA; encoded by the coding sequence ATGAGTCTTGACCGCGACGACGTGTTGCGCGAAGCCGCCGCCCTGCTCACCCGCAGGGCCACCGCCTCGATGGACGACATCGCCAAGGCGGCGGGGATCAGCCGCGCCACGCTCCACCGACACTTCGCCGGGCGCGACGCGCTCATCAGGGCGCTGGAGGAGCTGTGCATCGAGCGTTCCGAGGCGGCGCTGGACACGGCCCGCATCGAGGAGGGCGACGCGGTCGAGGCGCTGCGCCGGCTCGTGGCGGCCCTTCAGCCGGTCTCCGGCTTCCTCGCCTTTCTCTATGGCGAGAACCAGCTCTTCGAGGGCGAGGAGGTCAACGCGGGCTGGGCGCGGCTCGACGCCCGCCTGACCGCGCTCTTCCGGCGCGGTCAGGAGCAGGGGAACTTCCGTATCGACCTGACACCGGTGTGGCTGGCGGAGGCCCTGTGCGGGCTGATGGCGTCGGCCGCGTGGGGCGTCTACGACGGGCGGCTCGCCACCAAGGACGTGGAGTACATGGTGCTGGAGCTGCTGCTCGGCGGCGCGCGGCGGGGGAGCGGGGACGCATGA
- a CDS encoding NAD(P)H-binding protein encodes MIVITAPTGQIGGRVLGILLNEAPERGEELRVIVRDPGKLPDAVRDRVDVVTGSHGDAEVVDRAFAGADAVFWLAPPHPQAPSLDDAYSGFTRAAAKAFTAHGVGHVVGVSALGRGTPAAGRAGHVTASLAMDDLIAGTGVAYRALACPSFMDNLLRQVASIRDDGVFTDTAAADRTAPMATTGDIAAAAAGLLLDRSWTGAGEAPVLGPEDLSANDMVRIMSEVLGRPIRYQRQSLEDLRAAFTGRGVGDAIVQGYVDMMRAKDDGIDLGVRRTPETASPTTFRQWCEEVLKPAVQA; translated from the coding sequence ATGATCGTGATTACCGCTCCCACCGGCCAGATCGGCGGCCGGGTCTTGGGAATTCTGCTCAATGAGGCCCCCGAGCGCGGCGAAGAGCTGCGTGTCATCGTGCGCGACCCGGGGAAGCTCCCCGACGCCGTCCGCGACCGCGTCGACGTCGTCACCGGCTCGCACGGCGACGCCGAGGTCGTCGACCGGGCCTTCGCCGGCGCGGACGCCGTCTTCTGGCTGGCCCCGCCGCACCCGCAGGCGCCGAGTCTGGACGACGCCTACTCCGGGTTCACCCGCGCCGCCGCGAAGGCGTTCACGGCCCACGGGGTCGGACACGTCGTCGGCGTCTCGGCGCTCGGCCGCGGCACTCCCGCCGCCGGCCGCGCCGGGCATGTGACGGCGTCGCTGGCCATGGACGACCTCATCGCGGGCACGGGCGTGGCCTACCGGGCGCTCGCCTGCCCCAGCTTCATGGACAACCTGCTGCGGCAGGTGGCCTCGATCCGCGACGACGGCGTGTTCACCGACACCGCCGCCGCCGACCGCACGGCACCGATGGCCACCACCGGGGACATCGCCGCGGCCGCCGCCGGACTGCTGCTCGACCGCTCGTGGACAGGGGCGGGCGAGGCCCCGGTGCTGGGCCCCGAGGACCTTTCGGCGAACGACATGGTGCGCATCATGTCCGAGGTGCTCGGCCGTCCGATCCGCTACCAGCGGCAGTCGCTGGAGGACCTCCGCGCCGCATTCACCGGGCGCGGCGTCGGCGACGCCATCGTGCAGGGCTACGTCGACATGATGCGCGCCAAGGACGACGGCATCGACCTGGGCGTGCGGCGCACGCCCGAGACCGCGAGTCCGACGACCTTCCGCCAGTGGTGCGAAGAGGTCCTCAAGCCGGCGGTCCAGGCGTGA
- a CDS encoding MMPL family transporter, giving the protein MATFLHWIGRTAFKRRWLVLLFWGIVVAAVGGAAAQTTSGSSSAITLPGTESQRANDLLGDKFPEVNASGATARVVLRAPHGEKITSKGNLASVAAVLKNLAASSSRVSTVSDPFKSGTISKDGATAYTTVTYRITPGELTDRDHERLDDALGEGRKTGLTVEASGNAVATEEESSSAEAIGFALAAVILLITLGSLIAAGLPLLTAVVGVGISLSAITVLSPVFDLNSSTSALASMLGIAVGIDYALFIVSRYRSERAAGHDACEAAGRANGTAGSAVVFAGLTVMIALVGLAVVNLPVLTAMGITAAGAVAVAVLVAITLIPAMLGFAPERVRGRSRDHADSRDNRESKAPFGRRWVTAVTRRPVRVLLSCVAALIVLALPVTGLELGLPDDGSKPPSTTQRKAYDMLAQSFGKGFNGPLTVVVTDQAAATAKKAAATMGSKIRELDDVAVATPAVFNTSGDTAIITVIPDSAPSDDATKDLVANVRSLAATTERSIGARSMVTGTAALNIDVSDKFSAALMPYLLVVVGLAFLVLILVFRSLLVPLKAALGFLLSVLASLGAVVAVFQWGWLKDLFGVEQPGPIMSLMPILTVGIVFGLAMDYQVFLVTRIREAYVHGADPRQAVVTGFEHSAKVITAAALIMICVFAGFMSSTDSVIAALGLGLAVAVALDAFIVRMTIVPAALALLGRRAWSLPAWIDRVLPIVDIEGEQLAKSPAVGVRPESATELSPRH; this is encoded by the coding sequence ATGGCCACCTTCTTGCACTGGATCGGTCGGACCGCTTTCAAGCGGCGCTGGCTGGTGCTTCTCTTCTGGGGCATCGTCGTTGCCGCGGTGGGCGGCGCCGCCGCGCAGACCACCAGCGGTTCGTCGTCCGCCATCACCCTGCCCGGCACCGAGTCACAACGCGCGAACGACCTGCTGGGCGACAAATTCCCCGAGGTCAACGCGAGCGGCGCCACCGCCCGCGTGGTGCTGCGGGCCCCGCACGGGGAAAAGATCACGAGCAAGGGCAACCTTGCCTCGGTGGCCGCGGTCCTGAAGAACCTGGCGGCCTCCTCTTCCCGGGTCAGTACCGTCAGTGACCCCTTCAAGAGCGGAACCATCAGTAAGGACGGTGCGACCGCCTACACCACGGTCACGTACCGGATCACTCCCGGGGAGCTCACCGATCGTGACCACGAGCGACTCGACGACGCTCTGGGCGAGGGCAGGAAGACCGGCCTGACGGTCGAAGCCTCCGGCAACGCGGTCGCCACGGAAGAGGAAAGCAGCTCGGCCGAAGCCATCGGCTTCGCCTTGGCGGCGGTCATCCTCCTCATCACCCTCGGCTCATTGATCGCCGCGGGTCTTCCGCTGCTGACGGCCGTGGTCGGAGTGGGCATCAGCCTCTCCGCGATCACAGTGCTGAGCCCGGTCTTCGATCTGAACAGCAGCACGTCGGCACTCGCCTCGATGCTGGGCATCGCGGTCGGGATCGACTACGCGCTGTTCATCGTCTCCCGCTACCGCTCCGAACGTGCCGCAGGCCACGACGCCTGCGAGGCAGCGGGCCGGGCGAACGGCACCGCGGGGTCGGCCGTCGTCTTCGCCGGCCTCACCGTCATGATCGCCCTCGTCGGTCTGGCCGTGGTCAACCTCCCGGTGCTGACCGCCATGGGCATCACCGCCGCCGGAGCCGTCGCCGTCGCCGTCCTCGTCGCCATCACGCTGATCCCGGCCATGCTCGGCTTCGCCCCCGAACGCGTCCGCGGGCGCTCCCGCGACCACGCGGACAGCCGCGACAACCGTGAGAGCAAGGCACCGTTCGGCCGACGGTGGGTCACGGCCGTGACGCGCCGACCGGTGCGGGTTCTCCTCTCGTGCGTGGCAGCACTGATCGTGCTCGCGCTCCCGGTCACCGGGCTGGAACTCGGACTGCCCGACGACGGCTCCAAGCCGCCGTCCACCACTCAGCGCAAGGCATACGACATGCTCGCGCAGTCCTTCGGAAAGGGCTTCAACGGCCCCCTGACCGTGGTCGTCACCGACCAAGCCGCGGCCACCGCCAAAAAAGCCGCCGCCACCATGGGCTCGAAGATCCGCGAACTGGACGACGTGGCCGTGGCGACCCCCGCCGTGTTCAACACCTCCGGTGACACGGCCATCATCACCGTCATCCCCGACAGCGCGCCGTCCGACGACGCGACCAAGGACCTCGTCGCCAACGTCCGTTCCCTGGCGGCGACGACGGAGCGCTCCATCGGCGCCCGGAGCATGGTCACCGGCACCGCCGCGCTGAACATCGACGTCTCCGACAAGTTCAGCGCCGCCCTGATGCCCTACCTCCTGGTCGTCGTCGGACTGGCCTTCCTGGTCCTGATCCTCGTCTTCCGCTCCCTGCTCGTGCCGTTGAAGGCGGCACTGGGCTTCCTGCTGTCCGTCCTGGCCTCGCTCGGCGCCGTGGTTGCCGTCTTCCAGTGGGGGTGGCTGAAGGACCTGTTCGGCGTCGAACAGCCCGGGCCGATCATGAGCCTGATGCCCATCCTCACCGTCGGCATCGTCTTCGGCCTGGCCATGGACTACCAGGTCTTCCTGGTCACCCGCATCCGTGAGGCATACGTCCACGGCGCCGATCCGCGTCAGGCCGTCGTCACGGGCTTCGAGCACAGCGCCAAGGTCATCACAGCCGCGGCCCTCATCATGATCTGCGTGTTCGCGGGCTTCATGAGCTCCACCGACTCCGTCATCGCGGCCCTCGGACTCGGTCTCGCGGTCGCTGTCGCCCTCGACGCCTTCATCGTCCGCATGACCATCGTGCCGGCGGCCCTGGCTCTCCTCGGCCGCCGGGCGTGGTCCCTGCCTGCCTGGATCGACCGTGTCCTGCCCATCGTCGACATCGAAGGCGAACAGTTGGCCAAGTCCCCAGCGGTCGGCGTGCGGCCAGAATCCGCGACCGAACTCAGCCCCCGGCACTGA